The following coding sequences lie in one Papaver somniferum cultivar HN1 unplaced genomic scaffold, ASM357369v1 unplaced-scaffold_52, whole genome shotgun sequence genomic window:
- the LOC113343012 gene encoding uncharacterized protein LOC113343012, with amino-acid sequence MFCCDGISTGNPGVAGLGVVVRHHSCQVLGVLAGGVGTATNYIANAYAIICAVELAVEWKISDIIINSDSQTVLQEFEENRLPWMIKMRWIKASAQIYSIQFIHSFKETNFSANAAAKKGAILGAGQRKWYSGRPGFLARIEQPNITYYRMC; translated from the coding sequence ATGTTTTGCTGTGATGGTATTTCAACTGGAAATCCAGGAGTTGCTGGTTTAGGAGTAGTTGTAAGACATCATTCATGTCAAGTTTTGGGTGTGCTGGCTGGAGGAGTTGGAACTGCAACAAACTATATAGCAAACGCATATGCCATCATATGTGCAGTGGAGTTAGCTGTTGAATGGAAGATCTCTGATATCATAATCAATTCAGACTCTCAAACTGTGTTGCAGGAATTTGAAGAAAACAGATTGCCATGGATGATTAAAATGAGATGGATCAAAGCAAGTGCTCAGATTTATTCCATTCAGTTTATACATAGTTTCAAGGAAACTAATTTTTCTGCAAATGCTGCTGCAAAAAAAGGAGCTATTCTTGGTGCAGGTCAAAGAAAGTGGTATTCTGGAAGACCAGGTTTCCTTGCAAGAATTGAACAGCCTAATATTACATATTACAGAATGTGTTAG